The following is a genomic window from Flavobacterium crassostreae.
CAAATAAAGCGGGTAACAATCTTTACGGTTAACAATTATTTAGTTTCCTCTAGTGCTTCCCAGAATTCATAGGCTCTCCGTAAATGAGGCACTACAATGGTTCCGCCCACTAGGGTAGCAATACCCATGGCTTCCATCATTTCTTCTTTGGTCACGCCTTGTTTGTGGCTGGTTTCAAGATGGTATTTTACGCAATCATCACAACGCAATACTGCCGAGGCAACCAGTCCTAATAACTCTTTTGTTTTGACATCTAGCGCTCCAGCAGCATACGCGTTGGTGTCTAGATTAAAAATTCGTTTTACTATTTTGTTGTTGTCTGCTAATAATTTTTCGTTCATTTTAGAACGGTAATCAT
Proteins encoded in this region:
- a CDS encoding carboxymuconolactone decarboxylase family protein, which gives rise to MANVIEEFNDYRSKMNEKLLADNNKIVKRIFNLDTNAYAAGALDVKTKELLGLVASAVLRCDDCVKYHLETSHKQGVTKEEMMEAMGIATLVGGTIVVPHLRRAYEFWEALEETK